From one Anopheles bellator chromosome 1, idAnoBellAS_SP24_06.2, whole genome shotgun sequence genomic stretch:
- the LOC131205478 gene encoding uncharacterized protein LOC131205478 — protein sequence MANRPELKQLSSHGKVDRKILRGAIRSLEFVELNVKRPGVLLENLFEVAPRLNWLKLNHGNHDHFELQFICEKFSYLQHLEVNVKDMIAADNSVRFDRLAHLQELKLLGLSNIRYIHRNNVRCLTMLNSTVKGDELKQIPEKFPALKRLILEKRSVSLAGVERLHKLMPSCRIDYGNNRFYPVDDGTSK from the exons GTGGACAGAAAAATTCTTCGTGGTGCTATAAGGTCTCTCGAATTCGTTGAATTAAATGTGAAGCGTCCTGGAGTTCTGCTTGAGAACCTTTTTGAAGTTGCGCCACGGTTGAACTGGCTGAAACTCAATCACGGCAACCACGATCATTTTGAGTTACAGTTTATCTGCGAGAAGTTTTCGTATCTCCAACACTTAGAAGTGAACGTGAAAGACATG ATTGCAGCCGACAATTCTGTACGATTTGATAGATTGGCCCACTTGCAGGAACTTAAATTACTTGGGCTTAGCAACATTCGTTACATTCATCGCAACAACGTTCGGTGTTTGACAATGCTCAATAGTACG GTAAAGGGCGACGAACTCAAACAGATACCGGAAAAGTTCCCTGCGCTTAAGAGACTGATCCTCGAGAAACGCTCGGTGTCTCTGGCTGGTGTCGAACGGCTACACAAATTGATGCCCTCCTGCAGAATCGACTATGGCAACAATCGTTTCTACCCCGTTGACGATGGAACTTCGAAATGA